The Candidatus Poribacteria bacterium genome includes a region encoding these proteins:
- a CDS encoding YCF48-related protein, which translates to MLQRHSRVPSVSVVLIIALFIIGCEDTTSNAQTRYRWKTVMEGDWNSHLYDVHFVSETLGWAVGNAVDLIPSLDREEDAESLIIHTKSGGQTWHRQSSGVFGKPLRNVYFRSALEGWCTGEGGVLIHTVDGGQTWRHIETGTENNLHDLFIGEATGWIVGDWGTLLKTTDDGQTFTKIDGKVFNRKSLKGVHFVNENLGWIITYNTPTSTHNKNAGYIYRTTDGGETWQSQFETEAALFNLHFIDEQTGWVVGDRRSVFATTDGGETWEFITHGTNERHKSSYGQPEYLGKEPLHTFTLYDIDFTDAQNGWIVGDLGVILHTSSGGKGKWKHQRGGPRFHNSADAVLLGIDFVSKRLGWAVGENGTILHTRNGGVTWESQSSPSHLLVGVCATSSKEGYVVGDRGSILRTEDGGVVWNAQDSRTTECFGATHFVSAQVGWAVAEAGVVLHTANGGSVWHRQTSNTEQDLLSLFFLDKENGWCVGSGGEIIHTNDGGKTWNRQKSGTTWNLFDVHFTSKQRGWVVGMNGTMLSTVDGGTNWKLASISRRHPFFFLDAVTFVSPEIGWVVGLDLRSLGMDGLILHTENGGKTWQRQESHTANFLDDVFFISETEGWIVGKEGLVLHTKDGGQNWRPQHTETRTDLKAIYISSRDSGWVVGQNGTILRYEAVP; encoded by the coding sequence ATGCTGCAACGTCATTCGCGTGTTCCCTCCGTGTCTGTTGTCCTCATCATTGCATTATTTATAATCGGATGTGAAGATACAACGTCTAATGCACAAACGCGGTACAGATGGAAGACCGTCATGGAGGGAGATTGGAATTCGCACCTATACGATGTCCATTTTGTAAGCGAAACTTTGGGCTGGGCAGTTGGCAACGCGGTAGACCTAATTCCAAGTCTTGATCGTGAAGAGGATGCGGAAAGCCTCATTATCCATACAAAAAGTGGCGGACAGACGTGGCACAGACAGAGCAGCGGTGTTTTCGGCAAGCCCTTGCGAAACGTCTATTTTCGCTCCGCATTGGAAGGTTGGTGCACCGGTGAAGGCGGTGTTCTGATCCATACAGTGGATGGTGGTCAAACGTGGCGGCATATTGAAACAGGTACAGAAAACAACTTGCACGATCTTTTTATAGGCGAGGCTACGGGCTGGATCGTCGGGGATTGGGGCACACTGCTGAAAACAACCGATGACGGACAGACGTTTACAAAGATTGATGGAAAGGTGTTCAACAGAAAATCACTGAAAGGTGTCCACTTCGTAAACGAAAATCTGGGTTGGATTATCACCTACAATACACCGACATCAACACATAATAAAAATGCGGGTTACATCTATCGAACAACCGATGGCGGAGAGACGTGGCAATCCCAATTCGAGACAGAAGCTGCCCTATTCAACCTTCACTTTATAGACGAACAGACAGGCTGGGTTGTAGGCGATAGACGGAGCGTCTTCGCAACAACCGATGGCGGAGAGACGTGGGAATTTATTACACACGGAACAAATGAACGTCATAAAAGCAGTTACGGACAACCGGAGTATCTCGGCAAAGAGCCACTACATACCTTTACACTTTACGATATTGACTTCACGGATGCCCAAAACGGTTGGATTGTCGGCGATTTAGGGGTGATTCTTCACACCTCATCTGGTGGAAAAGGAAAATGGAAACATCAACGCGGCGGTCCCCGCTTTCACAACAGCGCGGACGCTGTCCTATTGGGTATCGACTTCGTTTCTAAACGATTGGGCTGGGCAGTCGGTGAGAACGGGACGATCCTGCACACTCGCAACGGCGGCGTAACATGGGAATCACAATCAAGTCCCAGCCATCTCCTCGTCGGTGTGTGCGCGACTTCGTCGAAGGAAGGATACGTCGTTGGAGACCGAGGTTCGATTCTACGAACCGAAGATGGTGGCGTTGTATGGAACGCACAAGACAGCCGCACGACAGAGTGTTTCGGTGCGACTCACTTTGTGTCCGCACAAGTCGGGTGGGCAGTTGCTGAAGCAGGCGTGGTTCTGCACACAGCAAACGGCGGAAGTGTTTGGCATCGTCAAACCTCAAACACAGAACAGGACTTACTCTCTCTTTTTTTTCTCGACAAAGAAAACGGATGGTGTGTCGGAAGCGGCGGCGAAATCATCCACACAAATGACGGTGGAAAAACGTGGAACCGACAAAAGAGCGGAACGACTTGGAACCTGTTTGACGTTCACTTCACCTCCAAACAACGCGGTTGGGTCGTCGGAATGAATGGCACAATGCTTTCCACAGTTGATGGCGGCACCAATTGGAAGTTGGCATCTATCAGTAGACGGCATCCATTTTTCTTTTTAGATGCCGTTACCTTCGTCTCACCAGAAATTGGATGGGTCGTAGGATTGGATCTACGCAGTTTGGGTATGGATGGGTTGATTCTACACACGGAGAACGGCGGCAAGACATGGCAACGCCAAGAGAGTCATACCGCCAATTTCCTTGACGACGTATTTTTTATCTCAGAAACAGAAGGTTGGATCGTTGGAAAAGAGGGGCTTGTCCTGCACACAAAGGATGGCGGGCAAAATTGGAGACCCCAGCACACAGAGACCCGAACGGATTTGAAGGCTATTTACATAAGCAGCAGAGACAGCGGATGGGTGGTTGGTCAAAACGGAACAATTCTCAGGTATGAGGCTGTTCCGTAA
- the dapB gene encoding 4-hydroxy-tetrahydrodipicolinate reductase: MIRVVITGVCGRMGRCITQGIAQQSDMELVGAIQYPSHPHIGSDAGIVAGIGEIGVSITGKLEDVLQNADVVIEFSKPTATLEHLQQVVNTEKAIVIGTTGFDPDELATIRTLASQIRCVMAPNMSLGVNVMIPALELIAKALGDDYNIEVIEAHHNHKADSPSGTAFRLAETVTTTLKRDLDQVGVYGRHGIVGARPKKQIGIHAVRGGDIAGDHTVLFTTEGEQLSIVHRAHSPEAFAKGAIRAARWVVNASKGLHDVSEVLFHSQKSD; this comes from the coding sequence ATGATTCGTGTAGTTATCACCGGTGTCTGTGGTCGTATGGGACGGTGCATCACACAAGGCATCGCTCAACAATCAGATATGGAACTTGTTGGGGCTATCCAATACCCATCGCATCCACACATCGGAAGTGATGCGGGTATTGTCGCGGGTATTGGTGAAATAGGTGTCTCCATCACGGGTAAACTTGAAGATGTCCTCCAAAACGCTGATGTCGTCATTGAATTTTCAAAACCGACAGCGACCTTGGAACATCTCCAGCAGGTTGTCAATACAGAGAAAGCCATCGTTATTGGAACAACAGGATTTGATCCTGATGAACTCGCCACCATCAGAACACTCGCATCCCAGATTCGCTGCGTAATGGCACCGAACATGAGCCTCGGTGTCAACGTAATGATCCCAGCACTCGAATTAATTGCAAAAGCCCTCGGAGATGATTATAATATTGAGGTAATAGAAGCACATCACAACCACAAAGCAGATTCACCGAGCGGCACAGCATTTCGTTTAGCAGAGACGGTCACCACGACACTCAAACGGGATTTAGACCAGGTCGGCGTTTACGGCAGACACGGTATTGTCGGTGCCAGACCCAAGAAACAGATTGGTATCCATGCGGTGCGAGGTGGCGATATTGCTGGGGATCATACCGTGCTGTTTACAACCGAGGGCGAGCAGTTGAGTATTGTTCATCGCGCCCACAGTCCAGAGGCGTTTGCGAAAGGCGCGATTCGCGCAGCGAGATGGGTCGTCAACGCTTCCAAAGGCTTACACGATGTCAGCGAAGTCCTTTTTCATTCTCAGAAGTCCGATTAA
- the dapB gene encoding 4-hydroxy-tetrahydrodipicolinate reductase has protein sequence MIRVIINGACGRMGRLIIQGVSQQADMELVGAIEFPEHPQIGSDAGVVAGIGDIGVPITGELDDVLQNADVVIEFSKPEATIEHLRQVVNADKAMIIATTGYDPDELETVKALASQIRCVMAPNMSLGVNVMIQALELIAKALGDDYDIEVIEAHHNHKADSPSGTALRLAETVAAALDRDLDEVGVYGRHGIVGARPKKQIGIHAVRGGDIAGDHTVLFATEGEQLSVVHRAHSPEAFAKGALRAARWVVDAPKGLHDISEVLFQK, from the coding sequence ATGATTCGTGTAATTATTAATGGGGCATGCGGCCGTATGGGACGGCTCATTATCCAAGGTGTCTCCCAACAAGCCGATATGGAACTTGTCGGCGCGATTGAATTCCCTGAACACCCCCAAATCGGGAGCGATGCGGGTGTCGTCGCAGGTATCGGCGACATTGGTGTTCCCATCACAGGTGAACTTGACGACGTACTTCAGAACGCTGATGTCGTCATCGAATTCTCCAAACCTGAAGCAACTATTGAACACCTCCGACAGGTCGTCAATGCCGACAAAGCGATGATAATCGCAACAACTGGATATGATCCTGACGAATTGGAAACTGTCAAAGCACTCGCCTCACAGATCCGCTGCGTGATGGCACCGAACATGAGTCTCGGTGTCAACGTGATGATCCAAGCCCTTGAATTAATCGCTAAGGCTCTTGGAGACGATTACGATATTGAGGTCATAGAGGCGCATCACAACCACAAAGCAGATTCACCGAGTGGCACAGCACTCCGTTTAGCGGAAACCGTCGCTGCGGCATTGGATCGAGACTTAGACGAGGTAGGTGTCTACGGTAGACACGGTATTGTCGGTGCCAGACCCAAGAAACAGATCGGCATCCATGCGGTACGAGGCGGTGACATTGCCGGGGATCATACCGTGCTGTTCGCAACCGAGGGTGAGCAATTAAGTGTTGTCCACCGTGCCCACAGCCCAGAGGCATTCGCCAAAGGCGCGCTCCGTGCAGCGAGATGGGTCGTCGATGCTCCCAAGGGATTGCACGACATCAGCGAAGTTCTCTTTCAGAAGTAA
- a CDS encoding c-type cytochrome, with amino-acid sequence MRHSTHITTSTIRIACSILLVFLGISLFLLTFVNAQELEVDIAPAAPREDTTEEDVIDGAFYFRLMCWGCHAGETRGREAPDLFKPQWLYGWTDDGIFQTIFNGLPGTRMQKFGGKLSDEAIHMIVGYVRSEQAKAAGVSVEETKPSEDWTPYMQGDPKTGEEIFFSEGYACGKCHTVHGRGATGTGSEIGPDMTYIARTRSPQFIIESILNPRVYIAPEYEMITILTKDGKEVTGRKRYLYDHRGREDPETIQILDESGKLWTTYFKKDLISTSVPQAGVMPENFADILSVKQMHDLLAYLFTLK; translated from the coding sequence ATGAGGCACTCTACCCACATTACAACTTCCACTATACGCATAGCGTGTAGCATTCTCCTTGTTTTCTTAGGCATCAGCCTATTTCTCTTAACCTTCGTAAACGCCCAAGAATTAGAGGTAGACATTGCCCCCGCGGCACCGAGAGAAGACACCACTGAGGAAGACGTTATAGACGGAGCGTTCTATTTCCGTTTGATGTGTTGGGGGTGTCATGCAGGAGAGACACGCGGTAGGGAGGCACCGGACCTCTTCAAACCGCAGTGGCTTTACGGATGGACGGATGACGGTATCTTCCAGACAATATTCAATGGACTTCCGGGGACGCGGATGCAAAAGTTCGGTGGCAAACTCTCTGACGAAGCGATTCACATGATTGTTGGTTACGTCCGATCGGAACAAGCAAAAGCCGCAGGGGTTTCCGTAGAGGAAACAAAACCTTCTGAGGATTGGACCCCCTATATGCAGGGCGATCCCAAAACAGGAGAAGAAATCTTTTTCTCAGAAGGATACGCTTGCGGTAAATGCCACACAGTTCACGGAAGGGGAGCGACCGGTACTGGAAGTGAGATAGGTCCAGATATGACCTATATTGCCCGCACCCGCTCACCCCAATTCATCATTGAATCTATCCTCAATCCACGCGTTTATATCGCGCCTGAATATGAGATGATTACCATTCTCACCAAGGATGGGAAGGAAGTTACCGGTAGAAAGCGTTATCTGTACGATCACAGAGGCAGAGAGGACCCTGAAACAATCCAGATACTCGACGAATCTGGAAAACTGTGGACAACTTACTTTAAAAAGGATTTGATAAGCACGAGTGTCCCACAAGCAGGCGTTATGCCTGAAAACTTCGCTGATATTCTGTCAGTAAAGCAGATGCATGACCTTCTGGCATATCTGTTCACGTTGAAATAG
- a CDS encoding transporter substrate-binding domain-containing protein encodes MKHYITLWIALLILPILMLHNANAESTLKEIKAKGVLTVCMDVRNLPYSNTDPELPGLYVEIAHLLAEELSVKLELHWLNTLRDSLLADMIRGHCDCVIGVPIEERAMAEAIQLGERVDFSKPFYGTGYVLVKRKDNQQAPKKLEDIKLEMIGAEAGSIASDVLRQMGYNRRIYRSQIDVLNAVRDGKIAYACVWANIGWLLEKGSRIQQAEQMNRVYPELEIVEGYVPEPRLRWNVAIAFSKDTPTRKTSELQDVVNTIIEQKWSEEKLKELSEKYYLPYFAPFQEDEKK; translated from the coding sequence GTGAAACATTATATTACTTTGTGGATTGCGCTTCTCATATTGCCTATTTTGATGCTACACAATGCAAACGCTGAGAGCACCTTGAAAGAAATTAAGGCAAAGGGTGTCTTAACAGTCTGCATGGATGTCCGAAATTTGCCTTATTCCAATACCGATCCGGAACTTCCTGGGTTATATGTGGAGATAGCACATCTACTGGCAGAGGAACTCAGCGTTAAATTGGAACTCCACTGGCTTAACACCCTCCGTGATAGCCTGCTTGCTGACATGATACGCGGGCATTGTGACTGTGTGATCGGAGTCCCTATTGAGGAGCGCGCCATGGCTGAAGCAATCCAATTAGGCGAACGCGTTGACTTCTCTAAACCCTTTTACGGCACTGGTTACGTATTGGTAAAGCGAAAAGACAACCAACAGGCACCTAAAAAACTGGAAGACATCAAATTAGAAATGATTGGCGCGGAAGCAGGATCCATCGCAAGCGATGTACTGCGACAGATGGGATATAACCGTCGCATCTACCGCTCACAAATTGATGTCTTGAATGCCGTCCGAGACGGAAAAATCGCTTACGCATGTGTCTGGGCAAATATTGGGTGGCTGCTTGAAAAGGGTTCCCGAATTCAGCAGGCAGAACAGATGAATCGTGTTTACCCTGAATTAGAGATTGTTGAAGGGTACGTTCCTGAACCCCGCCTCCGTTGGAACGTTGCTATTGCTTTCAGCAAAGACACACCAACGCGAAAGACCAGTGAACTTCAAGATGTTGTTAACACAATTATCGAACAGAAATGGAGTGAAGAGAAACTTAAAGAGCTCTCCGAGAAGTACTATTTGCCTTACTTCGCTCCATTTCAGGAGGATGAAAAGAAATGA
- a CDS encoding PQQ-dependent dehydrogenase, methanol/ethanol family, with translation MKRHIFLEAVPLAIFVVALVLVAILSPVPANAGTENIQPVTNEMLLSAQDDPESWLMYGRDYRSWRYSQLTEVNTENVNKLVPKWAFQIGTPFDKFECTPLVVNGVMIITTPYSTIYAVDARTGKEIWRYDYELPDDLAICCGMVNRGAAILGEKIFWVTLDAHLLALDVKTGRVLWDRVVGDLTNAESLTVAPLVVKDKVVVGISGAEYGIRGYIDAYYAETGEQAWRFYTVPSKDEPGGDTWEGDSWMTGGGSAWVTGSYDPELNLVYWGTGNPAPDWNGAVRRGDNLYTDCIVALDADTGKLKWYFQATPHDLWDWDGVSEPVLIDMEIDGAPVKALMQANRNGYFYVLDRTNGKFLYASTYCEQNWSAGLDENGRPTVLPGVSTSEEGTIRVCPGVEGGKNWPPSAYNPLTNYLYVPSLELCGSYHQGRVFYLKGLPYLGSGMTAERDEDGDMMMWGHISAIDISTGEIKWRHKTNFPQWGGCLTTAGGLVFAGDLEGRFMALSAENGEVLWDFQTGSGVLAPPITYQLDGTQYVAIASGAVKYAEVNARQGGTLFVFALFDK, from the coding sequence ATGAAGAGGCACATTTTTCTCGAAGCAGTCCCCCTCGCCATCTTTGTAGTAGCCTTAGTCCTTGTTGCGATATTGAGTCCCGTTCCAGCCAACGCCGGGACAGAAAATATCCAACCTGTCACCAACGAGATGCTGCTTTCAGCACAAGACGATCCCGAAAGTTGGTTGATGTATGGACGGGACTACAGAAGCTGGCGATACAGTCAACTGACAGAAGTTAACACCGAAAACGTCAACAAACTCGTCCCAAAATGGGCATTCCAAATTGGAACACCATTCGATAAGTTTGAATGCACCCCACTTGTCGTCAACGGTGTGATGATCATTACGACCCCTTACAGCACGATCTACGCCGTGGACGCAAGAACGGGTAAGGAAATATGGCGGTACGACTATGAACTCCCCGACGATTTGGCGATCTGCTGTGGTATGGTGAATCGAGGGGCTGCCATTCTGGGCGAAAAAATCTTCTGGGTAACGCTTGACGCACACCTTCTCGCGCTTGACGTGAAAACCGGCAGGGTATTATGGGATAGAGTTGTCGGCGATCTGACGAACGCTGAATCTCTCACCGTTGCCCCCTTAGTCGTGAAAGATAAAGTGGTTGTCGGTATATCAGGAGCGGAATACGGCATCCGAGGCTACATTGATGCGTATTACGCTGAAACGGGTGAACAGGCATGGAGATTTTATACCGTCCCTTCAAAAGACGAACCCGGCGGGGACACATGGGAAGGCGATTCATGGATGACAGGCGGCGGATCCGCGTGGGTCACAGGTTCCTACGATCCGGAACTGAATCTCGTCTACTGGGGAACGGGTAATCCCGCACCCGATTGGAACGGTGCTGTCCGGAGAGGCGACAACCTCTACACCGACTGCATCGTTGCATTAGATGCCGATACAGGAAAACTCAAATGGTACTTTCAAGCGACACCCCACGATCTCTGGGATTGGGACGGTGTGAGTGAACCTGTCCTGATTGATATGGAAATTGACGGCGCACCGGTTAAAGCGTTGATGCAAGCGAACCGCAACGGTTACTTCTATGTCCTCGATAGAACCAACGGGAAATTCCTATATGCAAGCACTTACTGCGAACAGAACTGGTCTGCGGGACTCGATGAAAACGGTCGTCCAACGGTCCTACCTGGCGTATCCACCTCAGAAGAAGGCACGATTCGTGTCTGTCCGGGTGTTGAAGGCGGCAAGAACTGGCCCCCCTCAGCTTATAATCCACTCACAAACTACCTCTACGTTCCTTCGCTGGAACTCTGTGGCTCTTACCATCAAGGGCGTGTTTTCTACTTGAAGGGTTTACCCTATCTTGGAAGCGGTATGACAGCCGAGAGAGACGAAGACGGGGACATGATGATGTGGGGACATATCAGTGCGATTGATATTTCTACAGGTGAGATTAAATGGCGGCACAAAACGAACTTCCCACAATGGGGCGGCTGCCTCACAACAGCAGGGGGTCTCGTCTTCGCTGGCGATTTAGAGGGGAGATTTATGGCACTATCGGCAGAAAATGGCGAAGTGCTTTGGGATTTCCAAACCGGATCCGGGGTTCTCGCACCACCCATTACCTATCAACTCGACGGGACGCAATACGTTGCGATAGCGTCAGGTGCTGTGAAATATGCTGAAGTGAACGCGCGCCAAGGCGGAACCCTCTTTGTGTTCGCGCTCTTTGATAAATAG
- the lipA gene encoding lipoyl synthase, whose amino-acid sequence MLKTKTLPLVEPKTQQRRHPTWIKAQMPSGGNYAELKKLMRDLQLHTVCEEARCPNIGECWNSRTATFMILGDICTRRCMFCAVKKGAPGGVVDTDEPRRLGEAVGYLKLNHIVITSVNRDDLTDGGASVFAECIAEARKHRPGCTVEVLIPDLEGNWDALAVIVQAHPEVLNHNTETVSRLYRRVRPYANYQQTLNLLRIGKQLDTQILTKSGLMVGLGETVTELLETMQDIRNTECDILTIGQYLSPSPRHLPIQRYYTPEEFEELKEAGMEMGFRHVESGPLVRSSYHAGEQARLDQN is encoded by the coding sequence ATGCTAAAAACAAAAACACTTCCGCTCGTTGAACCCAAAACCCAGCAAAGACGGCACCCGACCTGGATCAAGGCGCAGATGCCGAGCGGCGGTAACTACGCTGAGCTCAAAAAACTCATGCGGGATCTGCAGCTTCACACGGTTTGTGAAGAGGCACGCTGTCCCAATATCGGTGAATGTTGGAATAGCCGCACTGCCACCTTCATGATACTTGGAGATATCTGCACACGCCGCTGCATGTTTTGTGCTGTCAAAAAAGGCGCGCCCGGCGGTGTCGTCGATACAGATGAACCGCGTAGACTCGGCGAGGCAGTCGGTTATCTAAAACTCAATCACATCGTTATCACCTCAGTCAACCGCGACGACCTCACAGACGGTGGCGCGAGCGTTTTTGCCGAATGTATCGCTGAAGCGCGGAAACACCGTCCCGGATGCACAGTGGAAGTCCTTATCCCCGACCTTGAGGGAAACTGGGACGCACTCGCCGTCATCGTGCAAGCACATCCAGAAGTGCTCAATCATAACACAGAGACAGTCTCGCGCCTCTACCGCCGCGTCCGTCCCTATGCGAATTACCAACAAACCCTGAATCTCCTCCGAATCGGTAAACAATTGGATACGCAGATACTCACAAAATCCGGACTCATGGTAGGCTTAGGCGAAACCGTGACAGAACTCTTAGAGACAATGCAAGACATCCGCAATACCGAATGTGACATTCTCACCATAGGTCAATATCTCTCCCCCTCTCCACGCCACTTACCGATTCAACGCTACTACACCCCTGAAGAATTTGAGGAACTCAAAGAAGCAGGAATGGAAATGGGATTTCGACATGTAGAATCGGGTCCATTAGTGCGGAGTTCCTACCACGCCGGCGAACAAGCAAGATTAGACCAAAACTAA